The following proteins come from a genomic window of Micromonospora echinofusca:
- the rpsO gene encoding 30S ribosomal protein S15 codes for MALDQEAKAKIRAEYATAEGDTGSPEVQVAVLTKRIAELTEHLKVHKHDHHSRRGLLLLVGRRRRLLNYVQKKDINRYRSLIERLGLRR; via the coding sequence ATGGCGCTCGACCAGGAAGCCAAGGCCAAGATCCGCGCGGAGTACGCGACCGCCGAGGGCGACACCGGTTCGCCGGAGGTGCAGGTCGCGGTCCTCACCAAGCGGATCGCCGAGCTCACCGAGCACCTGAAGGTGCACAAGCACGACCACCACAGCCGCCGTGGGCTGCTGCTGCTGGTCGGCCGTCGCCGTCGGCTGCTCAACTACGTCCAGAAGAAGGACATCAACCGCTACCGGTCGCTCATCGAGCGGCTCGGTCTGCGCCGGTGA